AATGTGTCTCATAGACTTCAGACCTGGACAAAGCACAATTGCAGAATGCACATGTCGAGGCTTGCTGGACTTCAGCAACAGGGATTTCTGGTGTGGGTTGGATTCTGATATAAATTGGACTAGCGCTGTTCGAGGTGGCTCCAGTCACTATAGCAAGGTGCATATTTTTGTCTCCAAGCTCTTCTCTAGGTATATTAAATGTAAAGTCAAAATAAGGAAAAAGTACATTCCCATTGGCATCACTTGATAAAGTCATACCTTTCTTGACAAAGTCCCCATGAACCTTTTTTTTGCCTACATGCATAATTTTCATATGATAGATAAAGTTTCTTAGCTCATAAAAAATAGCTTTGCAGTATAGACAAACCATGCCATGCATAAGCAAGTGTTTTAACACCTCGCCTTCTTCAGTAAAGGCCTTGCAGGTAACACAGCGAATAGATTTTGCTTTCATGACCTTCAGAAATGATGCGTGGGCGGCTATGACTACAGTGTCCTCTGCCTCGTTGGTGGTAAAACATTCTGTTGGTTTATTaggtttattttcttgttttatgtGAGCAATCTGCATATGTACCTCATACACATTTGAAGGAAAGAGTTCATTGCAAACAGGGCAGGTCTTCCATTGCTTAGCTTCCTTGCCTAATACAGCGGGACGTTTTGTTACAGTAGTTTTGGAGGTTTTTGGTGGCACAGTCTTTGCCTTCTGCACGACAGGAGGAGATGGCGCACTAGCTGGTGAAGTTGAAACCTGCATCACTTTATCAGGCTGAGATGACAATTGTACTGGCACTTTCGGTGGATTAACCGCAGGTATAGCACATGGGGCAACTGGTAAAGTTACAGAGATTGGTGCAAGTGTGTATGTCGGTATGCCATTTACTTGCTTTCCTGTTGGGATCAGCTGTCTCAGTATAGGGGCGGTAAGGATTGTATTTTGAGGAATGCCAGGTTGACTGCCTGCAATGTTGGTCGGCCTTACTGACTGATTTACAGGAAAGACAGCAGGCCTTACACCCGGATTCACATTAATAACCGCAGACTGCAGAGACTGTGGACAGGTTAAGACTGTCGACTGGTTTAAAGTCAAAGTTTGGTTGATGGGCAGAACAGCAGATCTCACGCCAGCCTGAGTACCAGGGATAACCTGACCTCCTGGAGGAAGGACAGTTGCTGTAACCTGCTGATTCAgtggaaatcttggagacaggaaGACAGACTGGGGAAGGGAAGCCTGAAGGGTAATACTCTGGTTTTGAGGAAGTTGAGTAACAAACCCAACCTGAGCAGTAGGAGAAACTGTAGTAGATATTTTCTGGCCCAAACCTCCTACAGGATCAGATACTGTGGATACTGGTAAAATTTTGGGCAAGAGCGAATTGGGTGTCCCTAAGAGAGGTGTATTAGGACCATTTTGTTGATGAGTACGTAATTTGATATCTTGAGTGGCTGGAGAAGCTGCCGTGGAGGCATTTGGCCCCACCGCTTGTGATTTAAGTGACTGGGCTACAGTGGGACGTCTTGCGTGGAACTTTCTGTACAGTCTTTTAACACGTGGTCGACTAATATCGGAAATGTCCGTCCTAAGTTTAAGTTCAAGATCTCTGTGCTTATCCGATGTTAAAATGTGGTATATCAAAGCATCACGGTTAGTAGTAATGCAACTGCATTTTTTACAATAGAACCTACTATCTGGACTAATCTTCAGTGCAGATGAAGACTTGAGTTCCTCTTCAGACTTTTCCCCAAAATAATTTTCAATTTCAGATAGATGATGGGTCATAAGGACATGCCTTTTCATGGAATAATAGAGCGTGTCAGTAAAGTTGCATTTTGCACAACAAAATCTGCCTGAATTGACCTTGTATTGT
This genomic stretch from Leptodactylus fuscus isolate aLepFus1 chromosome 4, aLepFus1.hap2, whole genome shotgun sequence harbors:
- the ADNP2 gene encoding activity-dependent neuroprotector homeobox protein 2 isoform X1, coding for MFQTPVNNLEKIRKARKRVKQLLLQIGLESCREAFEEFNTYNPGDTHFSSTSWEDVSLWEAIGRRNGYRSKQFCCSLCKFSTKLLSSFKSHLQRYHEDEKDQELMSACPSCPFTSQTKNVLKHMRIFHSSVRKVQSAKERPTQYKVNSGRFCCAKCNFTDTLYYSMKRHVLMTHHLSEIENYFGEKSEEELKSSSALKISPDSRFYCKKCSCITTNRDALIYHILTSDKHRDLELKLRTDISDISRPRVKRLYRKFHARRPTVAQSLKSQAVGPNASTAASPATQDIKLRTHQQNGPNTPLLGTPNSLLPKILPVSTVSDPVGGLGQKISTTVSPTAQVGFVTQLPQNQSITLQASLPQSVFLSPRFPLNQQVTATVLPPGGQVIPGTQAGVRSAVLPINQTLTLNQSTVLTCPQSLQSAVINVNPGVRPAVFPVNQSVRPTNIAGSQPGIPQNTILTAPILRQLIPTGKQVNGIPTYTLAPISVTLPVAPCAIPAVNPPKVPVQLSSQPDKVMQVSTSPASAPSPPVVQKAKTVPPKTSKTTVTKRPAVLGKEAKQWKTCPVCNELFPSNVYEVHMQIAHIKQENKPNKPTECFTTNEAEDTVVIAAHASFLKVMKAKSIRCVTCKAFTEEGEVLKHLLMHGMVCLYCKAIFYELRNFIYHMKIMHVGKKKVHGDFVKKGMTLSSDANGNVLFPYFDFTFNIPREELGDKNMHLAIVTGATSNSASPIYIRIQPTPEIPVAEVQQASTCAFCNCALSRSEVYETHLKEKHHIMPTVHTILKTPAFKCIHCCGVYTGNMTLSAISVHLQRCRNAPKDSTSGAVLVPENGGPKQYVKTKNATGDTQGASSESKNNYKYGPYSSKDFGSAKRRRLEIKSDPAEALDALQSLDLLEMVPDADATVSHEAKKEFLSKYFHKKPYPSKREIEVLSTVLEMWKSDVASFFGTKRYVCLKFLRSHKQRVLLGFKMADLKQVQHEIDLSEDY
- the ADNP2 gene encoding activity-dependent neuroprotector homeobox protein 2 isoform X2, producing the protein MSACPSCPFTSQTKNVLKHMRIFHSSVRKVQSAKERPTQYKVNSGRFCCAKCNFTDTLYYSMKRHVLMTHHLSEIENYFGEKSEEELKSSSALKISPDSRFYCKKCSCITTNRDALIYHILTSDKHRDLELKLRTDISDISRPRVKRLYRKFHARRPTVAQSLKSQAVGPNASTAASPATQDIKLRTHQQNGPNTPLLGTPNSLLPKILPVSTVSDPVGGLGQKISTTVSPTAQVGFVTQLPQNQSITLQASLPQSVFLSPRFPLNQQVTATVLPPGGQVIPGTQAGVRSAVLPINQTLTLNQSTVLTCPQSLQSAVINVNPGVRPAVFPVNQSVRPTNIAGSQPGIPQNTILTAPILRQLIPTGKQVNGIPTYTLAPISVTLPVAPCAIPAVNPPKVPVQLSSQPDKVMQVSTSPASAPSPPVVQKAKTVPPKTSKTTVTKRPAVLGKEAKQWKTCPVCNELFPSNVYEVHMQIAHIKQENKPNKPTECFTTNEAEDTVVIAAHASFLKVMKAKSIRCVTCKAFTEEGEVLKHLLMHGMVCLYCKAIFYELRNFIYHMKIMHVGKKKVHGDFVKKGMTLSSDANGNVLFPYFDFTFNIPREELGDKNMHLAIVTGATSNSASPIYIRIQPTPEIPVAEVQQASTCAFCNCALSRSEVYETHLKEKHHIMPTVHTILKTPAFKCIHCCGVYTGNMTLSAISVHLQRCRNAPKDSTSGAVLVPENGGPKQYVKTKNATGDTQGASSESKNNYKYGPYSSKDFGSAKRRRLEIKSDPAEALDALQSLDLLEMVPDADATVSHEAKKEFLSKYFHKKPYPSKREIEVLSTVLEMWKSDVASFFGTKRYVCLKFLRSHKQRVLLGFKMADLKQVQHEIDLSEDY